Proteins found in one Sphaeramia orbicularis chromosome 8, fSphaOr1.1, whole genome shotgun sequence genomic segment:
- the desi1a gene encoding desumoylating isopeptidase 1, with product MDKNTTRYNVQLYIYDLSRGMARSLSPIMLGKQLDGIWHTAIVAYGDEFFFGGEGISSCSPGGTMLGPPDTVVELGETEVSEEIFMDYLSSLGESTYRGDRYRLFEHNCNTFTNEVAQFLTGRSIPSYITDLPSEVLSTPFGQILRPILDSIHIAPPGGNVINGGRNV from the exons atGGATAAAAATACGACGAGATACAATGTACAACTATATATTTATGATTTATCAAGAGGAATGGCTCGCAGCCTTAGTCCTATCATGTTAG GAAAGCAGCTGGATGGTATATG GCATACAGCTATAGTGGCATATGGCGATGAGTTCTTCTTTGGAGGGGAGGGGATCTCCAGCTGTTCGCCG GGTGGGACAATGTTGGGTCCTCCGGATACAGTGGTGGAGCTGGGTGAGACTGAAGTGTCTGAGGAGATCTTCATGGATTACCTGTCATCGCTGGGAGAAAGCACATACAG AGGTGACAGGTATCGTCTGTTTGAGCACAACTGCAACACCTTCACCAATGAAGTGGCGCAGTTCCTGACAGGACGGTCAATCCCCTCCTACATCACTGACCTTCCCTCTGAAGTCCTCTCCAC GCCGTTTGGCCAGATACTACGGCCTATTCTGGACTCCATCCATATCGCCCCTCCAGGAGGTAATGTCATCAACGGAGGAAGAAACGTCTAA